A region of the Phoenix dactylifera cultivar Barhee BC4 chromosome 10, palm_55x_up_171113_PBpolish2nd_filt_p, whole genome shotgun sequence genome:
taGGTAATGCAATAAAGACTAGTGATGCAAGAGTCGAGTTTTGCCTtgcaaggaaaagagagaagaggggaaaaaataaaGTAACGGGGAGGGTTCCTTTGGAGGCTTGAATCGGAGGTGGAGGAAGGTGATCGTGGCAATAGATAACAATTGGAGGTCGAGCCTTTGACAAAGGGGATGACGTCGGCAACACTAGCTGCGATCGGTGGCAAAAAGGAAAACCCAAAATTAGAAGAATGTGGCAAGGAAAAAATAGGGGACTGTCGTAGTTGCATGTTGGATCAAGCCTGAGCCGCTCACCAGTGGCTGAGCTCCACTGCATGGTCATCCATGATTGAAAATATCTTGATCAGGACTAGGGGCAGTGAGAGCGGATGGCCAACAAGGATGAAacaactaaaaatagaaaaatagagtAAGAAACATAGAAGCCTTGTTCAACTATATCCGGCGAACTACTAGCCCCAATCAACCCGTCAATGCCAAATTTGGGGACTAGAATAGATAAATAAGAGGAAGCTTGAGCCTTACCTTGACTCCAACGAGGTATGGAAGTTGGCATAGTGAGAAACTTCAAATGAAAACATCAAAGTTTTGAGGGAAATTGGTAGCAATTTGGGGTGAAGTTTGACGGTGGATACCAAAAGGAGGAGAGGGGACCTTGATTTATAGGAAAGCCCTAAGGCTCTGCCTGATCTTGGCAGGCCTAGGTGGCCTAATTCCAGCTAGAATTGATTGAGAACAAGATAGACTCCGATCAGGAGTCCTCATCCTCCATCGCACGCACATCACACGTGCTTTCCCATGGTTTTGGGCTACATCAGGCCAGCCCAATCTGTTATGAGCTGGTCTAGTGAACCAGGCCCTTACAGTGGCCTTGCTACTTTGGTTGCCTTTAGCTTATGTATGCAAATCaacaacaaaacaaaaagaTAGATCCATTAACAACAATTCATGCATATGTATGGGATATGATTTCATTCTTTAATGTGTTCAATCGCCTATAAAACCAGATTCCTACAAGAAGATATTTTAAACATTTCTCGACTGGTCTAAAGCTTATCAATTTGCAATATCATTGGCACGCTTGTGATATCCTGTTATCTTatacttttttcttaaaaaccTGTTATGATGCTCTATTCACAATAGCATCCTTGTAGGGAGAAATAATAGTGATCATAGACTCGATAGAATATAAAATTCCAAGCCAATCAATTTTTTGGAAAAACAATGACTTGGAATTTATTCTAGAATCATGGGAGAAAGCAAGTATTTTTCtctgtcttttttcttttttttattccttttcGATAAAgcaagtattttttttctatctttttcctttgtttttaaTTCCTTTTTGATAGTTATTCATGTTCTTGGCAAAAGCAGAATCATTAAGATATCAAGGAacaatcatataatttttaacCCAAGCTCAATTTTTTTAGTCCAATGTAAATGTGTATTGTATAGGATATAATTTGTTTAGCACAgcgctataatttttttttctcttttgtatAGCATAGGTTCCATGTAAGACCATATAATAGATTAGTAGCAAAAGATGCATCCAACTAGATATCTTAAGCTATACTTCAAAAGAACCATGAAACTATACAAatgcataaaaaataataattagaagTTGATCTCCAAACAATTACAAGCCCCATCAAATTTatctaattaatatatattctcGATCACATAAGATATATTGAACAACCATTTACAATCACAAATTTATATTATCGCACTACTTCTATGAGATGGATGCTTCTTGCATATTGAATATACACTCCATGCTGAGAATGAAACTACTCAAGTTTCAACatttgaagagaaaaagaaagtgaTCGAGAATGAAAGAAATATCAAGTGCATAAATATCATGTTTGTAAAGATTTTACCCTTTTCAACATTATTGCTTTCATAGACTCAAGCCTTAATGGGACATCTCGTGGGGTACTGAGATAGGGTACCATCCCTAGTATCAAAACAAGACCATCCCATCATTATTCCTATATCTCAATTGGTACATCTTGGGACATCTCCTATCCCATATAATAGAAAAAGTAGGACATTTTCATCCTAAAGGGTTTAAATCCTTGATTACTTTCTTACCATTTCTTTTATTCTCTCTATTCCCCGTTCATCTATTTGTGTAAAGGTGACTAAAACAcacattatatttatatttttgctATTCAATTAATTATCTATCATAAGATTTTGGACATCTTTCCCCTTTTATTTTCAATAAATATACTATATTGCTATTTTATATCCAACTATATGCCTACAAATATTGTTATAAAAGGTGAAGTATTTGCATTATATCtataacattttaacatttctttaTCATAGTCCGCTCCTACTTTATTTCCATTATATTTCTCTTACGTATTTCTTGATgctctttaaaaaataaaataaatgctcCTTTTGATATAACTTGATTCGTGGATATGAAAGCATTATATCCATAACATTTTAATATTTCTTGGGAGCGGACTATGAGAAAGAAATGTTAAATTTatctaattaatatatattctcGATCACATAAGATATATTGAACAACTATTTACAATCACAAATTTATATTATGGCACTACTTCTATGAGATGGATGCTTCTTGCATATTGAATATACACTCCATGCTGAGAATGAAACTACTCAAGTTTCAACAtttgaagagaaaaataaagtgATCGAGAATGAAAGAAATATCAAGTGCATAAATATCATGTTTGTAAAGATTTTACCCTTTTCGACATTATTGCTTTCATAAACTCAAGCCCTAATGGGACATCTCGTGGGGTACCGAGATAGGGTACCATCCCTAGTATCAAAACAGGGCCATCCCGATATCATTATTCCTATATCTCAATTGGTACATCTTGGGACATCTCCTATCCCAAATATTGAGATGAAGTGGGGTGGCGGTGCATCCCATATAATAGAAAAAGTAGGACATTCTCATCCTACGGGGTTTAAATCCTCGATTACTTTCTTACCATTTCTCTTATTCTCTCTATTCCTCGTTCATTTATTTGTGTGAAGGTGAGTAAAACAcacatttatttatatttatgctATTCAATTAATTATCTATCATAAGATTTTGGACATCTTTCCCCTTTTATTTTCAATAAATATACAATATTGCTATTTTATATCCAACTATATGCCTACAAATATTGTTATAAAAGGTGAAGTATTTGCATTATATCtataacattttaacatttctttaTCATAGTCCGCTCCTACTTTATTTCCATTATATTTTTCTTACATATTTCTTGATgctctttaaaaaataaaataaatcctCTTTTTGACATAACTTGATTCGTGGATATGAAAGCGTTATATCCATAACATTTTAATATTTCTTGGGAGCGGACTATGAGAAagaaatgttaaaatattaTGGATAGAATGCTTTCATATCCTCTAATCAGGTTACTTCAAAAAgagcatttattttattttattttcttagaaaaagagagcACTTATTTGGACTTGACAAAATTGTTTATAAATGGAGTAACAAATATAGCCTATTTATCAAAATTTTGTATTATATATGTTgcataggtttttttttttaaaaaaaatataaggatTCCatcttgtttgtttttttatctTAACCATTTGCACAACCACCTCCCATGAGcaatataaattattatattattattttatttttatttatagcaatataaattattatattattatcaagtttgttgggggaaaaactacaagtcataccgccacggaggcgctcggccaaaaaacgccgaccggaaaggcgctcggccaaagagtgccgaccagagagcaccaaccagaggggtgctcggctagagagcgccgatccgaaaagatgctcggcccaagagagccgaccagaggacgccgaccagaaagcgctcgattagaaggcgctgaccagagaggaaagagcgcgaaataaaggcgctcggctagaaggcgctcgaccaaagggcgccgaccaggagcattagaagcgaccccgccacagggcgccccattgggcgaccagctcggctcggcacccctgccgagccgattgccttgaccaGATGTTCAACTCCTACCTAACCCCctgagggacttgacaactccactacaacctgccgctatctctaagccgtcaaggcataagatctccgcaggtatttggcaagacctgccattaatgcatgagaccccctcaagtctccgatgcgctcagtcatttaatgaacacggctcaagacgatctccggatcactgaaccatcaaagcgtatggctcttcctgatcgccggttcattcggtaatagatgcgcttaccatccatggaccccgggcctaccacggccggcggttcaaccactccaacaggtccgatcgatcGTGACAActtcctggttccggtctgagtcggccttattttccactacgccattaatgggccaaatcgtgcccaattattacaaaagagaacaaactccctgtcacctcccgggcaacataaaatccctctataaaagggacccGGGGAGGAAAAAACTAGGAGGGGAAGACaagtaaacagcacagacacaattaagcacaatatcctcttcatcttcttcacccTCTGGCTTGCTttctccacatatttgccccctctgacttaagcatcggagggccggcgccggggagcccggccaccggcttttttgcaggacgggacaggacaggacgcactctcctctccgctctctcacacccccaggagggcacaggaggacgcagccggccggcgcaccgccgtccgccctccccgcggcggagctcctccttccccggcttcgcggcggcccccgggtccaatttccagcaacagttggcgctagaggaagggaccgagttcgctgccatgaagctaagaagcaaaggggcttccaacgcctctcgacgtcctccacccagccctgagcattccgtccgaaactcaccacctccggctgagccagttcatcaagttcggccggagcagtttgatgccctggtgcaacaggtgcaggccctggctaccgctgtccaaagcctgcagcccaggggcatcccaacggcaccgcctcctccggctccagttcaaccggagccccctacaagcggacttccccttcgaggtcaggactcccaagtccaggcctccctctggagagagcacccagccaggggctacggaggctggccacagccgtcagaagctgagtcggttccagggcaacctgcgctcgaacgaaccgctgcagcgatcttCCAGAGTGAcgatgatggggacatcagagcccttcatccagatgatcctaagcctccggattgagccagacgcatttatttgcatatttattttattttatttctgggtttatttgcatttagggatttatttgtggtttattttatttctgggtttatttgcattttaggacttatttgtggtttatttgtgttatttgtgggcttattaggatttattgttgtgtaagggggtttatgcaaattgtgtatttgggccctatataaaaGGGACTATTCtcatgattagggttaatgaagaattaaagatttctttcccccacgtttcctcttcttctcttctcctcccttctccttcttctcttcttcttcctcattctcttcccctcttctccttcttccatttaaaatttggtccggcatcaacttggtatcagagcctcgggTTTTGCCTCTGTGCCAAAGCCCCGGTCCCTAAACAGCGTCACtgcttctccatcgacttcctaCGGCCCAccacccctctcctctctctccctcggtgctcataaaaaaaaaaaaaaggaatctctctctttctctctcggtTCAAACCAGAGGAGAAAGGAAAACTCCTTTCCACCGTCGAGCCGCGCCGCCTCCATCCTCCGCCTGCGCCACCGCCAGACCTCACCTGAGCTCCAGACGTCACCCGAGCCCCATCAGCCAGGTTCCCATCTACTCGTTCCCCCTTTCCCCTTGCCACCAGTCATCACGCCCGTGCTCGCCTCCACCGCCGCCATCAGTCGCCGCCAGCAACGCCCAAACCACCATAGGAAGATCTTCCCCACCTCTGCGTCGCGCCGCCTCCCCGCCGCCGAATTCCGCCGACGAGCAGACCGCCCGCAGCGCCACCCCCGCTTCCGCCTGCACCACCGGAAGCCGCCTTCGGCCGCCACCGTGACTGGCCATCCCTCTCCGGCCACCGTCCGTCGCCGCAGAGCCCCGCCGCAGCCCGTCCCTGCAGCCGCCGCCACAAGGAACGACCCGCCCTCCCGAaccgtcgggaggttgaagaccaTCAGCCCTAACGGGTAAGAGCAAAACCCGTTAACCCACTCCCCACTAGCCCGATCCGTTcccccttcaaaaaaaaaaaaaagagaaaaaaaagctaCGCATGTGACTTGCACGTGATGGACCCTTAATGGGTTTTCGGAGCGGGTCAAACCCGTTAACCCGAATCCTAACGGGTctgagttaaaaaaaaaggaaaaaaaaaaaacctacctCTGTTCGTCTTCTCCGGCCGCACGCCGCGCCGCCGCCCTTGAGCGCCGCTCCACCCGTGCCGCCGCCGAGTTCCGCCGCGCGCCGCCCACCCTTCGCCGCTTTCGCTCCACCGGCCGAAGCCACCATCCCCTTCTTTCTTCGCTATCTGCCTCCACCGCGCCGCCCAACCCCTCCTACCACCGTCGCAGTCCGCCTCCGCCGTCGCAGCAGCTCCGCCGCCACCCGCCTGCCGCTTACTCTGCTCCGCCGCTCCCTCTGCTCCGCCGCTCCGGCCGACCGCAGCGTCTCCTTGACTACGGCCACCGGCTTCGGCCTTCGCCGTCAACGCCGCCGAAGCTTCCGCCCTCGCGCTCCGCCCTCCCTTCACCGCCACTACGCCACCGTCGCCGCTGTAAcaacctcctccatcttcctcaccGGCCATCGCCCCTCACCAAAAACCAACTCCCCGTTCACCCCACCGGAACCCCTCCTTTCCCCCTCTTTCTGACCTGCAGACAGAGGCCCTCGGGGCCATCACTTCAAGCCCATCCAGAGGCCCAAAGGCCAACCAGTCCCCACATCAACCCCAGCAGGCTCTTCATCAACCCGTGCGCCAGCAGCATCCCCTCTCCACAGCTTCAACCTCCAGCCGTTCATATCTCCTCGGCGTCCACTTCAATCGTGCAACAGTCTGGATTCAGCAATCAACACCACTGAGTTCCTGCATTGCATCCGACGACGTCTCCATTGCTTGAAAAGCCACGAGCGAATGACTCTGATCGCCTACTTCACGACAGGTAGTAAGGTTTCCACTTTTCTTGGGATTgctcatttaattatgttctagttctcttgcatgatagccacattttgaaaacttatattgCTGTTATAATTCAGAACATTGAACCTTTCACTTCCGAACACGTCCTATTACCCTTTAAATCTTgacattaaattagcacaccctagtaacaggacgtttctcaacattattcgatcagattgatttaggatcagaacaactgtaccacttgattgcaatctaatttcttaaattgaataatcttaatccttaattctgaataaccgaagtaaaaatcagcaacatttaaattttaagttattattgtgaagacttgctgatttctgaaatcataatagattgcattagtaggttgtcctgcatcataattattagggtttcattagtgacactgcatttcacatcatcacctagtgtcatcattgcatgtcaacctgtagtgatatggagtactatTTCAGTCAACCAAAACCCCTGTAactaccatgaattccgacattttgaggtctatcAAGGAACAGATCATTGCCATACGGGCTGGATACAAGGAATTCacacaagagatccgtgagctcaggcaaaattctaggacccctacACCGCCAACCCCTGttgcagcccaacctaaaatcggtttggttgcaccacctgtaatccttccccattctcttgggcaccaaacccaatgctCAATGTGTCAACAATTCGACCACATAGCATCCCAATGTCCTATTAGAACCTAcctgattactgaaccagaagttaggagccaagaggtcgaatatgttgaagaagtctatgaaccaaatatagaagactatgaagaagactttgaagacgaacctatagaattagattttgtccaaaatgattcccaaagggagactattgatctaagtacaaccaagtcatttcacatcactactgtggaagaggtagtgacagatattgagagccagtcacctgaattggcacttgtagctaaagatacccatgtGGAGTCCAATCTTGAATATTCCCCTATAGTAGTTtcccttctagaggagtttaatgacgtagtccctgatgatcttccggatgcactttctccgatacatgatatccaacacgcaattgatctagttcccggagtatttctgcccaaccttccacatcataggctcaacccaaatgcatatgctaggacctgggatttaatattatcgacaattgagtttgcatatcatagttcggttaacaagtccataggtatgagtccattcgaagtggtgcatgattacaaacctaggcaaTCCATAGACTTGTctttcatgtctcatcagtatagagtcgttgagtctgcacaatcaattgcatcacatccatattcattgcatcaagaaatcagcaattttagtcactttaataacttaaaatataaatcccttgctgatttaaccagacgttataatgagttaagtgaaagagattacgtcatgataagaattaggtttgaacgactatcttcggaaacgtttaagaaattgcaaacttgtagtgcagaactgttcaaaatcttaaaaaaaatcagttcgaatgcatatgttgtggatcttcctgatgactatgggattagtgcgacatttaatattgaagatttagtcccatacaaaaagttaatattcatgccttctgacccctttattgatatacctacccatgttggacaccctgacctcttacctgctgttgagccaccaccttccaaatctcatgcacgcagagaacaaatagaacatataatggatgagcaggttatttcaaccagGAATGGTAGTTACCAacattaccttgttcggtggaaaggtcgaccaaagtctgatgtgacgtggatttccagagcacagttgcagcgccttgaccccgatcttatggagcagtacgacagccggccagacttgtactcgacggggtcgagtttttctcacccgggaggagttgatggggacatcagagcccttcatccagatgatcctaagCCTCCAGATTGAGCCAGACgcatttatttgcatatttattttattttatttctgggtttatttgcatttagggatttatttgtagtttattttattgctgggtttatttgcattttaggacttatttgtggtttatttgtgttatttatgggcttattaggatttattgttgtgtaagggggtttatgcaaattgtgtatttgggccctatataaaaGGGACTATTCTCGTGATTAGgattaatgaagaattaaagatttcttttccccatgtttcctcttcttctcttctcctcccttctccttcttctcttcttcttcctccttctcttcccctcttctccttcttccatttaaaatttggtccggcatcagacgaactcgacaagaaggtcgagaagctggagcgccaaatccaggcactccacgggagaaaatcaggacgtgacggcgacttcgagttcactacgaagtctcccttctccccggagatcgaagatgaaccggttccgctacggttcaagatgccccaggtggagccctacaacggcaaggctgatccccttgaccacctggaaagctaccgggtcttaacagccctacaaggagcctcggaggccatgatgtgcaaggcttttccggcgacactccgaggaccagcccggctgtggtttaccgggctgaagccgagtactgtctcctcctttgagcagctcggcagacagtttgccggcaactttgccgccagccagccccagcgacggacgtccgactccctcctagacattaagcaaaaggagggagagtccttcagggagtatttggaccggtttaccgccgcaacatgggaggtccgggagcttgaccagtcaatcgccatgtcagcgctaaagactggatcccggtcttacaggttcctcttctcaatcgagaagagtttcccctcggacctcaccgaaatgttcgctcgggcgcggaagtacgccaaggcggaagaggccgtggcagttaggcggggcgggaccgagtagaaccccaaggggtccctcattattcaaatattgaatttcattctgtggatttcatttcataataaaCTTATGATCTGCATACTCATTTCAAGCTCACCGATTTTCCTGGTTATCTCATGATCCCAGGTTTATTTCTCCTCCCCTGActacggttgggatgccccgatatctCGGGATGATAGAGTACCCacgtggactccctgaagacggttcgtgagttcgtgatgcgctctccatcggccaacgagctcggctcgttctcctaccctaaCTACGGTTAGGATGCCCTgtcacaacgggatgccccgatccgtcgggatggctcgagacgtcgagatacggtcctaagtgaccgacgagctcggctcgtcctccatcgacttccaccgacgagctcggctcgtgctccatcggccaacgagctcggctcgttctcctaccctgaccacggtcaggatgccccgagacgtcgggatgccccgatccgtcgggatgccctgagacgtcaggatgcccccaatatattgggatgccctgccacaacgggatgccccgatccgtcgggatggctcgagacgtcgagatacggtcttaagtgaccgacgagctcggctcgtcctccatcgacttccaccgacgagctcggctcgtgctccatcggccaacgagcacggctcgttctcctaccctgaccacggtcaggatgccccgagacgtcggaatgccccgatccgtcgggatgccccgagacgtcgggatgccccggctatagggaagctcgagacgtcgagatatgagttgcggtcctctctgaccagacgagctcggctcgttctccatcgacttccaccgacgagctcggctcgtgctccatcagccaacgagctcggctcgttctcctaccctggccacggtcaggatgccccgagacgtcgggatgccccggctatagggaagctcgagacgtcgagatatgagttgcggtcctctctgaccagacgagctcggctcgttctccatcgacttccaccgacgagctcggctcgtgctccatcagccaacgagctcggctcgtgctccatcagccaacgagctcggctcattctcctaccctggccacggtcaggatgccccgagacgtcgggatgccccggttatagggaagctcgagacgtcgagatatgagttgcggtcctctctgaccagacgagctcggctcgttctccatcgacttctaccaacgagctcggctcgtgctccatcagccaacgagctcggctcgttctcctaccctgacctcggtcgggatgcctcgagacgtcgagatgccccgatttatcgggatgccccgatgcgttgagatgcggtcttcattgaccaagaCGAGCTCAGCTCGTTGTCCGCcggcttcagccaacgagctcggctcgctttctattcttggatttctc
Encoded here:
- the LOC120112213 gene encoding uncharacterized PE-PGRS family protein PE_PGRS54-like, translated to MAGEEDGGGCYSGDGGVVAVKGGRSARAEASAALTAKAEAGGRSQGDAAVGRSGGAEGAAEQSKRQAGGGGAAATAEADCDGGRRGWAARWRQIAKKEGDGGFGRWSESGEGWAARGGTRRRHGWSGAQGRRRGVRPEKTNRGGTDRASGEWVNGFCSYPLGLMVFNLPTVREGGSFLVAAAAGTGCGGALRRRTVAGEGWPVTVAAEGGFRWCRRKRGWRCGRSARRRNSAAGRRRDAEVGKIFLWWFGRCWRRLMAAVEASTGVMTGGKGKGGTSRWEPG